Part of the Drosophila pseudoobscura strain MV-25-SWS-2005 chromosome 2, UCI_Dpse_MV25, whole genome shotgun sequence genome, TGGTGAAGTGgcggagtgggagtggggtcTTATCtataagtaaatgttgccCAACATAATTTACACACTCTTacaaacagagagaggagggagagggagagggacaggtAGATAGGGCAGAAATGCAAACAGAATGCAGTTAAATCAACCTTTTTGCTTGacaaacaattttcaagaGATGTTCGAGGGATAATTAACGTAtacactgagaaaaaaaagaaggtgAAAATGGTATACAAATAAAGATCTTCCAAAACAGAATTCAGGCATTTTTGAGGATGTTTGCTGGGCTTTCCGATGGATATTTCTTTCGGACTACTTAGTagcatatttttatttatggaaTATTTAGGAATAGTGCCATAAATATACCTTTAATAAGCGCTTAAGTGTATCAAAAGTTAGACGAAATTATACTTAAATGAGTTATGTTTCTCCCAGTGTACACATGTCCATATTTGTCAGCGGCGTGGGCTCCAAATTAGGTGGAAATTAGGAGAGTGAAAGGGGAAGAGGCAGAGTCACAGATTCCTTGGGAAAATTTCGGCGTAATGGAGTGGCTTATTGACTCGCGTCACACATTTGAAGTATTTGTTGAAGTATTTccttgtatttgtatttgtatttgtttgggTATTCAAAGGCCCCAAgcggggtggggtggtgtggGGCGTGCCGCATGTCATAtttgcaaagaaaaatcaaGTGAAATCAAGTGAAAAACGTACTAAAAATAATCCCAAATGTAAAAGAGTGAAGCGAATCCTGTGTAACCGGTTCTTATAAATAGATAAACGACACAGAGAAGATCTGAGGAGCGCAGAGAACGCAGCCCCGTTCATTACGCAAGAATGTGCCCTAAAACGATGCTGAAGGAAAACCTGAAATCTGCATAAAGAAAGATTAATTAACTCTAGCGAACATTCgagcaagaaaaaaatcaACCAAAGCAACATTCGAACACGAAACTCCAGCATCCACAGGAGGGAACACTATTTCAGGATGCGACTGTTTCCAGGCAGCGGAACGGCAACAGCGACTGTTGGTGCTTCTGCGGCGATCAGTTCCAGCGATGAGGCGGGCGAAATTATTGAGAACTCTCACATCAGCAGAGGTGgcggagggagagggggaccAGGGGGAGCCCTGATCTACAGCAATGGAGAGACTGGCAAGTCAAGGTCATTGGAACGCTATGCTGGGGCCCCGCGCATCGAGCTCCTGCCCCCCTATGCCACGCCCACGGGCAGCACACGACGCCGCCTGCTGGCACCCTTCCGTTCGATGAagcgtcgcagtcgcagcagcagcagcagcggggaTTCGCACATGATTGTCGTGAATCTTGGAGTCACGGGagcaggaggagtaggagccgcggcagcggcaggaggagttccaaccaaaaacaaaaacaaaactacgACGGCCAAAGCCAGTTCGCAGAGCGGCGACAGCGGCACGGGCGGCACCGAACTGGAACACGAACTCGAaccagacgacgacgacgatgatgacgaagacgaggaggaggacgaagaGGACGAGGaagagctggagcagcagagcagccagTTGAGCCTCAGCTATTCGCAtttgagcagcagcagcggttgCGCCGACGAAGATCATACagacgcagcagcagatcaTACGGCAGCGGTCTCTGCCGTCGAACTTGTTGCCAACGAACGTCGACGCAACATGTTGTCGCTGTACTCGTCTTCGTCCGAGGAGCAGCTACACTGCCGTCTCGGCGATATTACACTGGTGGACGACACCTATTCGAATTACGATCCACAGAACGATGCGGAACGCATGTTCCTCCAGGTTGTGGGCATATTGCGCGATGAAAATGAGGTTTGTGTCTTGGCTAAAGGGTTTACACTGGTGGCTTGTAATATTAGGGTTACTTGACTGACGGCTTAGGGTATTTTCAACGAATTTTCATagaattttctttaattttgtattcCCTTTTTAAATCtgattcattttgtttttacagagtgattttaaatacaaaaaataccaacattTTTCCTGTTTCTCTCGTACTGGCTTTTCGCCCCCTtctctctttcctctttcctctttgCTCTCCCTCTGTTCCTGTCTCTTTGAGTTTCACttgcaatttcaattaattaatgacGCTCCTGCAAaggatttccatttccatttccgtttccgtttcgcGCTTCAATGGAGTCCAAGGGGGCGGAAACACTcaaagagagaggcagagccatGGATGTGGGgcaaaaaagagagcaacaCAAAGAGGCTGAGTGGTATCcaaggagagcgagagagggacgGAAATCTCTGTTTAGCTGGGGACCTCCCCCCAACCCCTAGAAGGATCCTTTTCGCCAAGAACTAGGGACATTCCCGTTTCCGAAATCAATCCTTAACCCTTCAAACTGTCAATTAGAAATGAAAGCTTTCCATCagaagcgcacacacacagcggcACAGCGCTTTTCCCCTAGAGGGGGCAGAAGGCAGAGGAGGCATGCCACAAAGGCTGCATTTTTAATAAGCAACGCAGATGCCATAGAAAATATGGCGACagctttttctttatttaaccAACTTTTCCCccagggggtggtgggggtgtGGCCAGGAATTGTTATGGGGGCGTGAAACGGGAAAGGAAAAAGGTATTGCATTTCACAGTGTTGCACTTTTTAAGTAGACGGACGCCTGCCAACAACTTTGGGGCAGGTAGGGGGCCTAAAGACCTTACAAGGATTCCCTGCCTGCCCCACACACAGCGGCATGAATGTTGCATGGACTTTGCCTTCGTTGATTAAACTCTTCTTGCCGCTGCGTTTCTCCCAACGACATTTCTTCTCTCCCAAGGAGGCAGCTTTAAAAGTGCATTGCCCCCTGTTATCAGTGGcacccaccgcccaccgcccactgtaccaccctccctccccctctccctcctgCTGCCTTCCATAATGAGACTTCGATGGCAAACAGCTTTCTTGTCTCTTTGTTGCGGCGACGGCGGTGGCGACCACTTGGTTGGCTTTTTGCCTGCCACTAATTAAAGGAGCTGCTGCAACAGAGGCAGCTGGAAACGTGCGGCAGAGTGTGTTGCATATTTATTGTAAACATCAAATTATTGATTGCTGCCTCGATGCAATGGACGACGGCAAATTGGGAGCAGGCTCCAGTGGAGCCTTTGTGGCTGCTaattagaaaaaaataaagagaaaataCGCACACAAAAGAAACAGAGGAGAGTGGGGAGAGGAAGGAGCTGTGCTGCAGTACAGTGCAGGGGCAAATTATGTGTACGCCTCATTAGCACTGGAATATTACAAGAGGAGGGGTAGGCGATGAGGGGGTTGGTTGGGGGAAAAGGGCCAGCAATTAGGTGCAGGTGAAATGATAAAAGCAGTAAAAGGGAGGGGTAAAATTTTCAATTGCAAAACAAGGGATCTGTAATGCCATTCAATAACCAAAAATATAGCAGCAACATTTTAGCAGATGAAATCAATTAGAGAACAGGGATGCAGGTATCAGAGAACTGCAAAAATCACATCTTTCTTGATTTGCTCAGCCTCGTTTCACTCAAAGCACcgcaaaatattatttacctCAGTTAACTGAGGGACCGTTTTACACGCATACATAAGCATATAAGCTGCGCTGCGACTGAGGACCGTTCCCTTTTACACACACCAATGCCATCGAAAAAAGTTTCTGGCTGCCGACCGCACATGATTAAAATCATACGAGCTGAGCATACGATCATTGTTGAGCcgaagccacagccacccgaaacgcaacgaaacgaaaacgagcAGCGCGGTCGCTAGAcagtgagagagggaggctTGAGTCATGTAAAATCAGCAGCGCTCGTACATATGTGCTCAAGCAAAGAGAACTTTATCGGGTGATTCTCATGCAGGAACGTTCTTGCAAGCGAAGCCAAGCTAAAGCCGTTGTCTGATAGGCATGAAAGATCTTTCCAGATTAGGAATTAAGCAAAACGGAGATCTTTGAGCTCtcatttataaattattttaaatcgTTTACAATCCCCCGATAAAAGTGGAGTCCTAGAATATTGTTTCTATGGATCATTCAGGGATATCTAAAGGTAAACGTTATTTTTACATAAAGCCTCATGCATGGAGCAATTCTTAGAGTGTTTTTGAAGTGTTTTCGaagaaaaacccaaacaaactAAATTAAGTTTTCCTCAGCCTTGAATTCATCTAAgctccgaaaaaaaaacaactcaaTTTCTAAGAAAATGTATGAGAATTTCCACCTGCCACACAGTTTTATTGGTAACCCGTGGCTCAAGACAACCCCCAATGAAAATCCcctaaaaagaaaaacaagaaaataggATTTGCatccaaaagaaaaaaaagcgaagagaagagaagaagagtTGATGAAGAAAACAATGAAACAATTGCCCCATCAGTGGACGTCACTTGGGAGAagccacaaaaacaagaagagggaaaacagacagagaagaagagagggtaaacagacagagagaaagagagacagagagagagagggaaaacagacagagagagagggagagagacagcagaCAGGACCCATGTGGGGGCTTGGCATTATGAGGCATAAACGCTGTCCCAACAGCCAGAGGAGCTTGaaggcagcagaaggagcagcagcgggagcCAGGAGACAGCAATGGGCAAGAGGAGTTAAAGGCTGGAAAAGCTAAAGGAAAAGTTGCAAATCAAAAACACAAACTTGaagaaaactaaattaaaaaactACACACAGAAGCATCACAGAAGGGAAAGCCAACTGCGGGGtggagaaagggagagagagggaaaactaaatgaaataataaagTAAACGAAAGAACAGCAAGGAGTGGAAGGAGTGGCAGGagtggcaggaggagcagggtATAGGGCTTGCAGGCGGTGGGGTGGGGCGTGGTTTgagggaaaaacttttgcctttttgccgAAGAAACGAGGAAAATGCATTTGTGCTTGTTGCATGCAAAATgccacagcagaagcagaagcagaagcagagctcagaggcagagccaatgaaagttttccctcttgttgttgttgctcggtttatggaaatggaaaatgcagaCACCAGACGGTGGGAAGGTGGGGCGGGGGATGCCAGACGGATGGAAGGCGGAATGGGGTGCGAAAGGTAAAAATTGAAAAGCGAAAATTTCCCAAGCACTGGGCAGGGagtagggggtaggggggtggggggggggggggggggagtgccGATGGAAAATGGGCTAAATGAAACGTGTGCAACATCTGCTGGGCTCTCCTCTGTGCTCGACTCCTGTTGCACGTCTCATGGATGCATGATGCTACTGGCTGCTCCTTGTGCTCCTCCTTTTACCAGTTTAAAGTTACAAAGCACCAAATTGGCACAGCGGAAAAAGTGCTGAAAGAAGAGAGCAAATGGGGGCCATGAGGGGAGTAGAGGGGGCTACCCCCAATAGGGCAAAGAGCATAAACGGTAACGCGAAAGCAGCAGCCTTTTTACTGCTAATGAAGATGCAACTGCGAGGCAGGAAGGCAGCAtggacaaaaaaataacagatTCCCGGAggagcgatagagagagagagagagggagcgagttTGATAGAGAGATAGGTAGAGAAATAGATGAAtagagagatacatatataaatagatagatagatagatagatagatagatggattaagagagagatagatggatagatagatgaatatatagatagatagatagacagagagatagatggatggatggatagtcAGAGGAGGGAAAAGGCAGGAATTTCGATGGAAATTCTTGGAATATCTGTGCCGGAATTtccaaataaatcaaagaaTCAATCAAGGCTTGAAAAGGCCGGAAAAGGGTCTTCAAAATTCGAATAAAAAACCATCAACGGCTAAAGGAAAACTTGCTAGTCAAATGGAAACGCGTTAAGCAGACCCTTGAGCAGGAAATCCATGTGGAACTGGggaataaatacgagtatttcctAAGCAAAAGATCTCCCTACAAAGCACCATATCACCACTCCCCCTCCTTTTGGGCAATGAATCTGTTGTATTCTCTTCAAAGAAATTCATCTTTAGCTCACATTGGATCTTTCAGCATCTTTTCAAAACCATCTATTCAGAATCCTTTCTTCCAGCAGTGCTCCCATATCCTGCACAAAAGAGCTATCCCAGTGGCTCATCATTTACCAGCCctaattatataaaattagcTTTTGTCACTTGTTTATTATGACTCCACTGCTACGCTCCAGCGGCATCCTTTTGGCTTAATTTTCTTGGCTCTTCCTTTGGTCATGTGCATAAAACTTAATTTGCCGCAAGACAATGGcagggaaaaaggaaaaggaagaaCCAGCAGCCaagaaaatgcatttcatttgcatgcacacacacagggacacagGGACCTGCCCCaaaggatatatgtatgtatggacgTGACTGTGGATACTCTTCTGGGAGGCACAGCCTTCTCTGATCCTTCTTCTCCCTCCTCCTTGGCAGAACTTTAATTACGATTATGTCTGGGcaggggggatgggggctcctgttgctgctgtaacGGCTTATTATGGGCCCCGTCAAGGGGATTATAATGTTGGCCAGAAGCAGGGCAAAGGcagttctggttctggctctaaTGCAAAGAACGAAGCAATTTACGGGGAGGTGTAAAGGATATACGGCTGATCCACGGACAAAAAGGGAGGAAAAGCAAATCTCTTTTGCAGTcataataaatacattttacgggttttaaaaagttttgcCAAGGAAACTTTCATTGagaaaatttataaaaaaattacagcaaatattttatgcaatttCTAAAGACTTTATATATTGGAAAGGATTGAAGATTTAggattaattttttttaaagaatgaatattttttactacaaaaattaatggaaatttatgaggtttttattttattgagaAAAATTTACAGAATTTACAGCAAATATTTCATGCATTTTTTATAGACCTAAAAGTTTGAAGATTAAAGATTGGTTTAGGAAATTTATGAGGATTTTATTGttataattatattcaatCTTTCCATACAAAATTGTTCCACTTTAGGAGGATTTTTTAGGGAATATTTTATGTTCATATTTATTACAGTTTTGGTAGAATTGTAATTTAAAAAGCCTTAAACACTAAATATtacattaattttttgtattatttgctctaaaaatatgtaaaaatatttaaggaACGCTTTTATTGAGGCACATATGCCCTTTGCCTTTTGATTAAATAAACCAAGTTTTgcctttaaaaataaaaataaaaaataagtCACAAAACGATGGCAATTTGCAtaaggaaattaaaataaatcttAGATTATTTGTGTGCCATATAATGAAGGCTTTCCCCACAATCTGAATAATTCTCAACATACATTTGTAGGCACCCTTTAAACACCTCTACCTCCACAGATAATCTCTTTTATTACGCAACTAATTCGTAAACCTTTTGTGCTCTTTCTTTCGTTCACCAGAAAATGCGTCAATTCCAGAAGATACTCGAGGATCTGAGCTCCCGTGTGGCATTGGCCGAGCAGACAAAGAACTCCTGGCTGTCGCCCGTGTCCGTGGGGGAGGCCAACGAGcagatgcagcagctgcagcgatTGCGTGACAAGATGACGACGGCCAGTGCCCTTCTGGACGACTGTAATGAGCAGCAATCCTTTTTCACGGCGAATCAAGTGCTTGTGCCCACGCCCTGCCTCTCAAAGCTGGAGGATTTGAATACTCGGTGAGTgcgggggatggggagggggggggggggcactgCCCTTTATCCTTCGATTGTCGCTTGTTCATTGAGGGATTTTCGTTGTCGTTGCAGCATGAAACTCCTGCAAATTGCCATGGATGAGCGCCAGAAGGTGCTCTGTGCGGCAGGGGCCCAGCAGGCGCACGAGAACGGGGACGATGGACGGAACACATCGAACAGTGGGACCATTGGACCGCTACCGAATCTGGGACAGAGCGTTAAGCCCCCCTGGGAGAGGGCCACAACGGCAGCCAATGTGCCTTACTACATCGAGTGAGTATCAGTGTCCCTAACGGATTGTGTAACCCTCCTAATGACGATGATGTCTGAAATGATAGCCACGAACGTGAGACGACACACTGGGACCATCCGGATATGATTGAGCTAATGAAGGGCCTGGCGGATCTCAATGagatacgtttctccgcctaCAGGACGGCCATGAAGCTGCGTTCTGTGCAAAAGAGATTGGGTAGGCCCGGAGAATCTTCCACTCAGAAAACATTCACTAAAAACCgttctccttcttcttgtgtAGCTCTCGATAGGATTACGATGGCCACTGCCTGCGAGTCCTTCGATCGGCACGGCCTGAGGGCACAGAACGACAAGCTGATCGATATACCCGACATGACCACGGTGCTGCATTCGCTCTATGTGACAATCGATAAAATTGATTTGACGCTGATGCTGGACCTGGCCATCAATTGGATACTGAATGTCTACGACTCGCAGCGCACCGGCCAGATCCGTGTCCTGAGCTTCAAGGTGGGCCTGGTGCTGCTCTGCAAGGGGCATCTCGAGGAGAAGTATCGCTACTTGTTCCGCCTGGTGGCAGACACCGAAAGAAGAGCAGATCAACGAAGACTGGGCCTCCTGCTGCACGACTGCATACAGGTAAGAGATGACAGTGGATCCCCCTCCAGGGAGTACGAGTAGTAATACGATCTTCTGTGCTCCCGATCTTTACAGGTCCCCCGACAACTGGGCGAAGTGGCCGCCTTTGGTGGCTCCAACATTGAGCCCTCTGTGCGTTCGTG contains:
- the Dys gene encoding dystrophin isoform X18: MRLFPGSGTATATVGASAAISSSDEAGEIIENSHISRGGGGRGGPGGALIYSNGETGKSRSLERYAGAPRIELLPPYATPTGSTRRRLLAPFRSMKRRSRSSSSSGDSHMIVVNLGVTGAGGVGAAAAAGGVPTKNKNKTTTAKASSQSGDSGTGGTELEHELEPDDDDDDDEDEEEDEEDEEELEQQSSQLSLSYSHLSSSSGCADEDHTDAAADHTAAVSAVELVANERRRNMLSLYSSSSEEQLHCRLGDITLVDDTYSNYDPQNDAERMFLQVVGILRDENEKMRQFQKILEDLSSRVALAEQTKNSWLSPVSVGEANEQMQQLQRLRDKMTTASALLDDCNEQQSFFTANQVLVPTPCLSKLEDLNTRMKLLQIAMDERQKVLCAAGAQQAHENGDDGRNTSNSGTIGPLPNLGQSVKPPWERATTAANVPYYIDHERETTHWDHPDMIELMKGLADLNEIRFSAYRTAMKLRSVQKRLALDRITMATACESFDRHGLRAQNDKLIDIPDMTTVLHSLYVTIDKIDLTLMLDLAINWILNVYDSQRTGQIRVLSFKVGLVLLCKGHLEEKYRYLFRLVADTERRADQRRLGLLLHDCIQVPRQLGEVAAFGGSNIEPSVRSCLEQAGISQEAIDGNQEISIELQHFLGWLQHEPQSLVWLPVLHRLAAAEAAKHQAKCNICKEYPIVGFRYRCLKCFNFDMCQKCFFFGRNAKNHKLTHPMHEYCTATTSTEDVRDFTRALKNKFKSRKYFKKHPRVGYLPVQSVLEGDALESPAPSPQHTTHQLQSDMHTRLEMYASRLAQVEYGGTGSNSTPDSDDEHQLIAQYCQALPGTSNGSSAPKSPVQVMAAMDAEQREELEAIIRDLEEENANLQAEYQQLCTKQQSGTPDDTNGMQHSSSSSMSGGLGGGQGEQGQDMMAEAQLLRQHKGRLEARMRILEDHNRQLEAQLQRLRQLLDEPNGGSSATSSGLPSAPGSALNSKPNTLQTRSVTASQLNTDSPAKMNQQNGHYDHNSKKASGLVTIITEQEVENSSRQKEDQEDEDEEETSSSSNTTTTNTTTTTEKTCVELKSSKNPFDT